A window of Neorhizobium galegae bv. orientalis str. HAMBI 540 genomic DNA:
CCGTGCGCTCGACATAGTCGAAACCAGGACGATCACCTCTCCCTACGGTGACGTTGATTATGAAATTGGTTGTCGTGTCGATGACGAAGTAGACTTTCTGAGACATGATAGGGTCACGCAGGTTCGAGAACGGAGAAGCGGAAGCGGACGCAGCCGTTGGCACCCATGCCGCCGACGAGGCCCGCACCGCCGCCAGCACCAGGGTAGCCGCCGTTGCCACCGGTGGTCGGGGTTGTTTCGTCGTCGATGAAAGGAGCGCCAGCGCCGCCAGAACCGTAGTTGTCCCAGTTTTCGCCGAAGGTGTTGGTGCCGTCGTGACCATTCTCTCCGGCGTAGAATCCTGGGAGGACGGTGTACGGAGAAGCGCTTCGCCCGACCCCGCCGCTGTAATTGCCGTCGCGATTGCTACCTCCGCCGCCCGGACCGCTGGAGCTGTTCATCGCGGTGCCACCGGAGGCGTCCGGATCGACGGACTGGCCGTCGTTGCTGAGGTGTCTGTAATAAGCATTTCGCACGCCATCCGCCCCGACGCCTGCAACGCCGTAGAAGCTACGAACATACATATTGTGCGCTACTATGAGCGACGTGCCGCCATCACTCCCGGCCGCGCCACCAGCGCCGACGTCGATGTAAAGATCATTACCTTCGTTTAAATCTGAGAGCTGAAATTCCGTGTAAGTGACAATTCCCGGGAAACCGCCAATCCCGGCATGGGCACCGGAATTGCCGCCGCCGCCGCCGCCGATTGCCTGGGCTTCAACGCGAACCTGTGCGAGCGTCAGGCCTTCATTGCCAGGCTCTGCTGTGACGATAGCCAGGAGTGCGTCGCGATCCCACGAACCGGACTCGGTGAACTCATACCAGTCCTTGCCACCGTCAACTTTCAGCTTGCGCTTACGGACGAAACCGGAAGCTGCGCCGCCGCCTGAGGATTTTCGAGGAGAAGGATACGGGATCATCATGGGATCAAGCCTCCTGAATTTCGATGTATGCCGACCCGGCGTTCGGGGGATCGAAGGTCAGCTTGCGGGGGTTCGAGGCGACGTCGTCGTTGTCGATTACCTTGACCACGCTGAAAGCATAGTCGCGCTCAAAGATACGCTTTTTCGTGCCGGTGGTGCCTCGCAGAACCTCGACATACGGCAGCGCATCGGTCGACGTGAACGTGGCTGTGACGGTAATGAACTCAGTCCGGTCACTGAGCGTGTGCTCGTGCGGATCGTCGCCGGATGCGATATCGAAAGCGAACAGGCGATTGCTGTCGAACGGCGGTGCCTGGACGGTGTCGGCGTTCGGGGAATCTGAGACTGCTAGTTTGACGACGCCTTTATCGAGCATGGGGACCTCACTTTAAGAAGGGGGTGCCCACCGCAGGTAGGGAGCCATGCGATGGGCGGTTCCGGGCCGGATGATATCGACGGCCCGAAAGGGTGGATTAGTCTTCGCTCGACGCGATATCGACGATGGCCTTCGGACGCTCGACGTAGGAAACGGTCGACATTTCGGTGTGGACCTGGTCGCCCTTCTTGAACGGCAGTTCCTGGGACTGAGCGTATTCCGGCAGACCGATGGTGTTCACGAGGTCCTTGTTGTCGCCAGGTGCATAACGGGTCTGGTACATGCCGTCGACGATTGGGCAGAGGATCGCCTTGTCCGGGTCCAGGAAGTAGGTCGATCCGACCTTACCTTTGGAATATGAGACGATGTCGATATCGCTTGCAATCGGGAAGCCTGCACGCATGTCGTCACGCATCGCCGAACCCTGGTTGCCAAAGCCGGAAGTCGAGGACCACAGGGCGAAGGCGTCCTTGACCGAAGCATGTCGGGTGAGTTTGCGGTGGATATTTTTACCCGCAATCAGCTTGTATCCCGTCACCTGAGCCTGGAAGTCGCCCAGTTCGTCCTCAGCCATTTCCTTCGCTTCGATCAGTTCGGCAACCACATCGGTCGTCGGATCGCTGAGGTCGAAAGCATGAGCGGTACGCGTGATGCCGAACAACTGGTTGAGGTTTTGCGAAATGCCGCCGGACGCTTTGCGGATTTCGCCAAGCAGGGCACCCATGCGAATAAACTCGCGCATGTTGCTGTTCTTGCGCTTCATCAGGTCAAGAAGGTCGTTCAGCTTCTGCTGATAACCTTCGCTCTCATTCTCGGAACCGAAGGCCCGGACCCCCTGGACACCTGCTGCGAGCAGGGTTTCGAACTGCGGGTAGTATGGGACTTTGATCGCGAAACCGCTGCGTTCCGTACGGGCGGATGGATCGCCAAGATAGCCGCGTGGCTGCTCTTCGATCAATGACAGCGTGCCGTCCTTGTCGAATTCGATCCAGAGAGTATCGACGCTCTCGCCCTTCGAATTCCAGGGAAGCCAGAGGTCCAGCAACTGGACGACATACGGGCGCTCGTTGATTGCACCGGTTAGCGCAATGAGGTTGTTCGGATCGCCCTTGGGCGCATTCAGCATTACCATGAGGTAGTCTCCTGTTCTTGTTCTGTTCTTGTAAAGAACAAAAAACGATTTGGTTAGCGGACGACGATGTCCTGTGCGGCGAGGTATGGGGTGATTTCCGCAACCGTCAGCGACGTGTCGAGATCGAGTTCCAGACCTTTAACCTCACCGTCACGGACGAAGCCGGTGGCGATGACGTCAGCCTCTGCGGCGTCGGTGCGACGACATACAATCGCGAGATGGAGATTCTCACCGGCAGCTTCGACCAAGGTCTGAGTTGCGCGGACGTATTTGCCGGTCAGGGCATTGGTGACGATTTCGGCGATGACAACGGTTGCCGATCCGTAGACCGTTGCGCTGGTTTTCAAGGTGATCTTGTCGCGGGACAAGGTGCCATTGGCTTCCGAGCGGATGAAGACTTCATCCGGACGTGGGGCGTAAATTCTGGCCATTGTAAAGTCTCCTAAGGACGGTGATGCGTGTGCGCAGTCAGCTCCAGTTGGGGTTAGCGCTTACCGCGAAATTGAGAGTTC
This region includes:
- a CDS encoding glycine-rich domain-containing protein, with protein sequence MMIPYPSPRKSSGGGAASGFVRKRKLKVDGGKDWYEFTESGSWDRDALLAIVTAEPGNEGLTLAQVRVEAQAIGGGGGGNSGAHAGIGGFPGIVTYTEFQLSDLNEGNDLYIDVGAGGAAGSDGGTSLIVAHNMYVRSFYGVAGVGADGVRNAYYRHLSNDGQSVDPDASGGTAMNSSSGPGGGGSNRDGNYSGGVGRSASPYTVLPGFYAGENGHDGTNTFGENWDNYGSGGAGAPFIDDETTPTTGGNGGYPGAGGGAGLVGGMGANGCVRFRFSVLEPA
- a CDS encoding head decoration protein, yielding MARIYAPRPDEVFIRSEANGTLSRDKITLKTSATVYGSATVVIAEIVTNALTGKYVRATQTLVEAAGENLHLAIVCRRTDAAEADVIATGFVRDGEVKGLELDLDTSLTVAEITPYLAAQDIVVR
- a CDS encoding major capsid protein, with amino-acid sequence MVMLNAPKGDPNNLIALTGAINERPYVVQLLDLWLPWNSKGESVDTLWIEFDKDGTLSLIEEQPRGYLGDPSARTERSGFAIKVPYYPQFETLLAAGVQGVRAFGSENESEGYQQKLNDLLDLMKRKNSNMREFIRMGALLGEIRKASGGISQNLNQLFGITRTAHAFDLSDPTTDVVAELIEAKEMAEDELGDFQAQVTGYKLIAGKNIHRKLTRHASVKDAFALWSSTSGFGNQGSAMRDDMRAGFPIASDIDIVSYSKGKVGSTYFLDPDKAILCPIVDGMYQTRYAPGDNKDLVNTIGLPEYAQSQELPFKKGDQVHTEMSTVSYVERPKAIVDIASSED